The genomic stretch ACTATAATAACTAAGATATAGtcaataaatgaaaaattgaTTGCAAATAGTGAGTATATTTTGtcttgaatataatatataattcatttgaaagGAGCTGAAAAAATGTCAGGTGAAAAGAAAGTTAGATTTTCTGATAATGACTTCATTGAAGTGGATACAATCCAAGTAAAAGATGAGGAAATGGAGGACTTTCAAAGTAAAGTGGAAGAAGTCGCTAAGCTTGATGGAAACGGTACTAAAATGATGAACATTGATGTAAATATGAATTTAGATACGGATTTAGATGATTtaaaagagaagaaaacTTGTCTAATAAATGACACAGAGAAATCATCTTCCCAAGGTCTATTTGATACTAAAATGGAGATTgaagaaagtaaaaatgATAAGTTGGATGACTTATTGAAACCAGTTAATACTATGAAAGATAAGTGGAGACTTCTtccatattttttgaagacTGAAGGCTTAGTTAAGCACCATATTGATTCCTATAACTACTTTGTGACCACGGAAATACAAAGTATTGTTCGAGCAAATGCTAACCGAATGATCAGAAGTGACGTGGATCCCTCATTTTTTATAGAGTTCTTGGATGCTAGGGTTGGAATGCCAAAGCTTGAGGAAAATATGATTACTGTTGACTTGACTCCTATGATGTGTAGGATGAGAGATATTACTTACGCCGCACCAATCTTTGTAGATGTTGACTATGTAAGGGGAAACACTGTTGTCAGGAAGAAGAACGTAGAGATTGGTAGGATTCCTGTTATGTTAAGATCTAAAGTATGTATTTTGCATGGAAAAACTGCAGCTGAAATGGTAAAGCTTAATGAATGTCCTCACGATCCAGGTGGTTATTTTGTAGTTAAAGGAACAGAAAAGGCTATTTTAATGCAAGAGCAGCTTAGTAAAAATAGAATCATTGTAGAATTAGACAATAAACACAACTATTGTGCAACAGTTACGTCTACAACTGCTGAAAGTAAAAGCAGAACTCTTGTAGTCTTTAAGAACGGAAAGTTGTATTTACGTCAcaattcattttctgaTGAAATACCTCTCTGTATTGTGCTTAAAGCAATGGGAATTGAAACTGAACaagaaatattctttatgATTGGAAACGAGCCTCATCACCAAGAAGGAATTATAAACTCCCTTCAAGAGGTACATCAAGAAGGGATTTTCACTCAGAGACAAGCACTACTTTTTATGTCAAAGAAAGCCAAATCTAAGTTTAAATCAACTTTTGGCTCTAGTCGAGGTTTTGATAAATCTAATGCGGAAGAAAGTGCTGAGAATTCTGGCTTTACTGAATTTGGAGGCTCAAAAAGCTCATTATGTGGCACTAGTATTGATGATGTTCTTGAAACCCTAAATAGGGTATTACTTTCACATATTGGAACTATTTATACTGATCTCCATCCAAAAGCCTTATTTCTCTGTTTAATGGCAAAAAGAGTTTTGGATGCTTCTGAAGATAATTCTCTACTGGATGACAAAGACTATTATGGTAATAAAAGGATTGAATTGGCTGGACAACTTATTTCTATCTTATTTGAAGACCTTTTCAAGAGATTTTCAGTTCTTACTAAAAAACAAATCGATCAAACTTTGATTCGTTATTTCCAAACAAGAGATGCCAGTAAAGCAGGCACAGGAAGAGACGATTCAAACTCGACATATCCTGATTGCTTTAGAAACCTTCCAActgatattattacaaGAGGAATGCAAACTGCTCTTAGCACTGGAAACTGGTCAATTAAACGTTTTAGAATGGAAAGGAGTGGAATGACACAAGTTCTAACTAGATTTTCATATATCGCATCTCTTGGAATTATGACACGAGTTGACTCCCAATTTGAAAAGGCTAGAAAGGTTAGTGGTCCTAGAGCTCTACAACCTTCTCAATGGGGAATTTTATGTCCTTGTGATACTCCAGAAGGAGAATCTTGTGGATTAGTAAAGAACTTAGCTTTGACTACTCATATTACTACTGATCATTGTCCACAATATCTAACtagtttattatttacattaGGAGTTCAAGATATTTCATCATGTTCATATCTCGACTTTAATACTAAACAATCTGAAAAGTTATCAAACGAAGATTTGAAAAACGAATCTTCTGGAAAGAATAATGTAAAAAAGCACTATTATGTATCTATTAATGGTTCTCTTTTAGGAGTTCATAGAAAACCTGAGTTACTTGCAAGCCAGCTCAGAAATTTGAGAAGAAAAGGGTTTATTGGACAATTTGTATCCATTTTTTGTAATCATATCCATTCGTCTGTTCAGATTGCCACAGATGGAGGAAGACTTTGTAGGCCCTTGATTATCGTAGATCAAGGAGTTCCAAGATTAAAAGAAGAACATATTGAACAGTTAAAAAGAGGTGAAATCATTTTTAGCGATTTTATTTCTCAAGGTATTTTAGAATGGATTGATGTAAATGAGGAGAATAACTTATTAATAGCTCTTAGAGATGAAAACTTAACAAATGAGACCACACATTTGGAAATTGATCCTCTTTCAATCTTGGGAGTTGTTAGTGGATTGATTCCTTATCCAAATCACAATCAGAGTCCAAGAAATACTTATCAATGTGCTATGGGAAAGCAAGTTATGGGTTCTGTAGGATTTAATCAATTCCTGCGTTGTGATTCTGTTTTGTATCTTTTGGTTTACCCTCAAAAACCTCTTTGCAAAACTAGAACTATAGAAATGATTAACTTTGAGCAACTTCCTGCAGGTCAAAACTCTTCTGTTGCTGTAATGAGTTTTGCGGGCTATGATATTGAAGATGCTATTGTTATGAACAAAGCTTCTGTAGATAGAGGGTTTGCTAGATGTTTTGTAATGAAAAGACAAACAATAGAATTGCAAAAACTACCAAATGGACTCTCGGAAAGAGTAGTTAGACCTATATCAGTAGGATCAGGCAATACTGGAAATAGAcgattttcatttaaaaatgatagTATATTAGATAATGATGGAGTATGTAATGTAGGTGTACAAGTTTCTGAGGATGATATTATCGTTAATAAAATGTCTCCTATAAATACAAGAGAATATGTTGGAGACCCATCTCAATTTGACCTTTCTGAATATAAACCTTCTCCAGTAAAATATAAAGGTCCAACATCATCTTATATAGATAGAGTTATCCTTACTGAAAATGCAGATGGAAACCAAATCTACAAAGTAATTACTAGACAAACAAGAAGACCAGAACTTGGTGACAAATTTAGTTCCAGACATGGACAAAAAGGAGTTGTTGGATTAATCATTTCTCAAGAGGATCTTCCATTTTCAGAAACTGGATGGTGTCCAGATCTTATTATGAATCCTCATGGTTTCCCATCTAGAATGACTGTTGGAAAGTTACTTGAACTTATTTCTAGCAAAGCAAGTGTCTTAGATGGAAATTATAGATATGGTACAGCCTTTGGAGGCACTCCTCTTGAAGAATCTGCTAAATGTTTAGTAGAACATGGATTCCATTATTCTGGAAAGGAGTATCTTACATCAGGAACCACAGGAGAAGCAATTGAAGCCTATATTTTTGTTGGGCCTATTTATTACCAAAAATTGAAACATATGGTTCTCGATAAAATGCATGCAAGAGGAAGGGGTCCTAGACAAATTCTTACCAGACAACCCACTGAAGGAAGATCTAAGGATGGAGGACTACGTCTTGGTGAAATGGAAAGAGATTGTTTAGTAGCTTATGGAGCAAGCAACCTTCTAATTGAAAGACTTATGTTGAATTCAGACGTTTTCGAAACTAATGTATGTAATCAATGTGGTCTTTTTGgttataataattactgTCACTATTGTAAAAGTTCTCAAGATGTGTCTATTATTAGACTTCCTTATGCATGTAAGCTATTGTTCCAAGAATTACAAGCAATGAATGTTTGTCCTAGAATAAGAACtagtattaaataaattaaattctaaGGTTTAAAACTCTATTTTAGTTAATTGATTCTAAgatttcttctatttccttttctaattctttaatagaagcaacacaaatatttttccaTTCTTTTTTCCCTGAATTACCTTGTTTTGTTTCATCTTCTTGGTATATTATAagttttgataataattctataGAGATTTCTTGATGTCCCGTGGGTAAATAAAAGTCTCCCATATTAATCCACTTTGAAAACTCATATTCAACTTGTTTTAACTCATTATCACTTAAACAGTTTTCTACCTGTTCTATGATTTCCCTTCCTTCCTGTTCAAATAAAGCTTGAAACCAAGTTACAACAGAAGAAGATGGTAAGACTATAGAAAAATCATCTTGGTTCagtttctttaaaatttctaaatatttgtttagAAATGTCTTTATTTTAATGATCAAAGAAGATTTACCAATTTCTAGAGAAAAATCTgctttttttcttgtttcaTTTAAGACtaaatttcttaaaataTCCCAACTCTTAAATAATCGTGTATTTACTAGATTTCTAGCATTTCCATACTCTAAGTTATATGTATAGTTGTAAGGTAACAAAGAAAGTACTAATAAGTCAAATACTTGATGATTAAATTCATTGCTTTTTTCAAGAAGCTCCTCAAGTTTATTCAGGCTCATAATTTCAAGTTTCTTGTGATgtcttaatattattgaaaaatctggaatttgaatttgatctTCATTTTCACATATTTTGTGATCTCGAGTAAAATTTTTGAACAATTCAAAGTAACTTGGGTGACTATATATTTGAGAATAAAGTtgatatttgaaaatacgGAAAATTACCTTTGTTACCTTCTCAATCATGGTCTTGTCATcctcattttcaatttgaatCTCTTTTCTAAGTCCATgaatttctattaaaatcTCACAAAGCATGtctattaaatttatatagTAATCCATTTCTAGGCACTCCAatccaaaattaattattgagcTTCTGATCTCATCTTCAATCCAATTAATATGAGTATATATTAGTACAGAGAAATGTCTTTTCCCAATCAAGAATCTCATATTATtcataattaattcataGCTTTCTTTAGAAATCCTTTCTTTTGCACTCGAGTCAGAGCCAAAACTTTTCAATGAAATTCCTTTGTGTATTAGTAATAAGTTTTGATTTGACTTGATTACCATTTCCAATTGTATTTGATCATCTCCAAAAGATTCTAAAACTATTAGCTCATGAATTAGCTGGTAAACTCTGAGATAAACAAGCTGGTTGCAAGTTCCTTCTAAAATGGTATCTTCTTCAAGATTAAGATCTTTCTCAACTCTAAAGATATCTAAAAAGAATAAGTAAATCATCCCAACAAATTTAGTAAAGTTTGGTGGTTTATTCAACATAACAATATCATCATTTACCCCTTCTTTCTCTAGTTTAGATATTTCATTCTCAAAGTACCTTATTGATAAAGTTTGAAAATCCAGGTGTAAATCTTGTCTCAAGCTTGAAAATAAGACCTTTTTATCCAATAGAAACCACCTCAAAGATGAAACAGTCTCTAAAAAGAAGATTACATTCTGCAAACTGGATTTATTAGATCTAGAAGagtaaaaataaacaagAAGCTCAACAACGATTTCTGTAAAATCAGTAGagtaattaatagaattccAAATTGAGACTAATGATGgtatataatgaattttttcaGTAAAAGTTGGAGTAtggttttttttaataatattctggatcaatatttgaagattttcAAAGTTAAAAACCTCCctaatttcatcattttttattttgtgGTGGATATTCTCAATTGAATTAATCATGAAGAAGCCAATATAAGCAAAGTATCTTATGAGACATAGTTCAATATCTTGAGAATTAATCATTATATCCAAGGTTTTACCACAAATAAGAATTAGATCTTGCTCATTCTTTTGAGACAAACACTGATTTTCGAAACCAGCAGTTTCTGTTAGTTTATAAAGCAAATAAAGATGAGAATGAGATAATTCTGAGCTTGATTTATCTAATTgtttatttgtattttctAGAATTGTATTCCAGATcctttctttaaattcattagatagtgatgaatatatttgaataaagaactctaaaatattaataatgatactGTTTTCTGGGTTTTTTGATCCAAAGTTTAACAACATAACCATCATCTTATTTAGAGTAGTAGAAAACTTGGAAATGGATATTTTCTGTGAAGATACTGGaatcaaagaaataatGGACTTTAAAATCGAAAGAATTCGATTTAGGATACATGACTCAATATACATCAGATTTGCAATATAAGTTTCAAAACAACCCAAAATCAACGAaagaattttgaaaatgaatttgttTACTTCTCCGAGAAGGTAAAGATCTGAGGCTTCTATTCCCAAATTTTCCTTAttaaaattccaaaaagAGTATGCAATCATTTCTTGGGttaataaagaatcaaaTGTACTTACTTGAACGATTCTAGCTTGAATTGTCTCacaaattttttcaataatatccaaattaataataaatctaacTCCTAATATTGATCTTAATTGGTCTtcatttgaatcaaattcttcttctgaGGAGTCCCTTTTGGTAAATATGAAAGgttttaattgaatatatagTATAAAAGTAGAAAGATtaaaactattattttcatccaaTAAGAACTtagaaatttcattaatactATTAGATTGATTGAAATCTATATTTTCTGGTTCTTTACTCAGGTATTTAATTGCTTTTATCAAAATAGAGTTAATTTTCCAAGGTTTCATAGCTTTAAGTGCTGATTTGAGAAATGATAGTGATATTTCATTATGAATTAAGTAGTTCTTTAAGATCCACTCAAtcaaaatgataataagtTTCTCATCTTGGTTTAGAATTAATACATAATCTTGTGTTGATAATTCCTCAAGTACTTTAGTTTGTCTGAGAATAAAACtgctattaataataagaagtcctaaaagatttaaatatggCATTCTTTTTAAAGGCTCTTGGGCAAGAATTTCTAGTGAATGAGTTTCAGAGAATATATTTGACGAGAAATAAAtgtttttaataaacttCCAAAGACTAGAAAGGAAACCATCCTGATAGAAGAATATCTTGCAGGTATTTGGTATATATAATGTACCATAATAGtcaataaatgaaatttcGTGTAGCCTGGAATGGAATATCAGACTAAGAGAAACGCACATTAAAACATTAAAATTTGTGTAATTGTTAGTTTTTGGTTGTTTAAGATCCTCAAATGATTTTGGGTATTTCAGGAAAATCATGAAATTGTTATGAactaattcaattaaatggttaaatatttcaatattcatGAGCTCTCTCAAACTATAGAAGCAAAGATACTCACCAAAGTAATTTAGAATAGATATACTTTTGAGAGTTAGTTGATATCTGGAAgaatcaatttcaaatccAAAATGTTTGTCAGATTCAActtcaataaaattattctgAAAATTGATATCTTTTCTGACACgataaatgaagaatttgttcTTTTCTGAGATATTTCCATTAAAGTGATCTTTAAGGAAAACTTCGATAATATGAGAGAGGTCTTGGTCCATATTCTTTATCTTTGACTTGAGtatagaaaataagaaatataaatctGTCAAAGAATCTGAATCTTCACTTGACCTATTAGTACGTGAAAGTGAATAATTACTCCATGATATTAAGTATTCAAGTTTTTGCTTTGCATAGTAGTAATGAGAGAAGatggatttattattatgcAAGTAAGATAATAGATAAGCAAGAAGATTAAGTGTATAGTATCGAATAATGCAGGATTTGATTCTAGGTGGAAGCTTCTTTCCGTTATTTTGGCTTTGGTAGTTTATTTGTTGTTTCAAATCACGATACCTATatccaaataaaaatttgatcagaaatgaaaatatatgGAATAGAAAATCTtgagaattattaattagtTTTAGGTGTTCTTGATCAATTTGTGAGCTATTATTAGACACAAACATATTCAATTTAGTTATGATTTTCTCAGAAATATCCTTAAATAACCAAATAATGGATAATAGAGGTAAAATTGAGACATTATTTGGGGAAGATACCAGGCCTTTCTGAGCTATCATGAACAATGATGGAGAAAGATCATTGTAAAATGGAAACAAATTCTGTATTTTCACATTTGAGTTTTCTTGTTGGTAGTATTGGGACTCTGAAGGTACAGATGACCAGAATTTATCAACATGGATTGACCTTTTAAGGAGTATTCTGAAGATGGTTTTGATGGTTTCATGAGAAAATAAGTTGTTTTGATCAAGAAAATGACTttctgaaataatattagaaagCAACTGAGCAGtttcttttctaaaataaACTTCCAGTTGTTGGTTTGAGGTGACCATTTTTTGGTTAATCAGAGAGGCAAATTCTGAATGAGGTAGCATAGATTCCATAAGTCCAAGCCTAGAAGTAGTATTATAGTCATTTTGAGTGGTAATATAGCTATTATATTTTGGAAGAGATaatatatcattatttgagAATAAGGCTATGGATATATTGttgtattttttgatttcgttaatattggaaagaTTGGTTGAAGGAAAAACTTCAGATGGAACCTTCAAGTCTAACATTAGTATTTGATCTGATGCAACATCAGAAATAAGCATTGCCAGAGATCTATTTGAAATTGGAGGATGATTTATGTAAGAAAATAGACTTTTGTTTAGTTGCTTATAAACTGAAAGCTTTAGAGACATGATTAATGCACTAATATGTACGGATTTTGAAAAGCAGTTCTGATCTCCAATAAAAGGGAAAATAAACTTTTCAATAGTTTGGAGAAAAACTTTCATATGATCATTGGATTTAGTTCCAGAAGGTGGATTAATTGTGTCTTTTGAGAATGAAGAGTTCCTGAGGTACTCTCCAACATCTTCGAGGGAGCTGGAAGGAGAACATAATATAGAGCCAAGCTCAGGATTAATTTCAGAGGCTGagaaatcattatttgtttCTGGGAAGAACTTTGTCCAGCTTAAAGGTATAAAAGGAAGTAAACATTCTATAATAGAGAAACAAGCCTTCATAAGAAACTTTTCTAGTTTATTATTCTCTGTATGagatttttcattttggTTAAGCATTTCTAAAAGTTCAATATAAAGATGGAAAGATTCAATAGTAGTCCATAATAGAGCTAGCCATCGTTTCAGATCCTTGAATAGAAGAATAACAGGGTTTTCTTTTTCGTCATCAAAGATGGTCCATGTTTCAGATTCATTACTTTCCATAAGAAGTTGAAGTCTTTCGCATGATTCTGTTAAAGACTCAATAACTACGACAATTTTCTCTATTGTataatttgataaaatacTTTTCCAGATTGGAACTAGTAGGTATAGTTTGGAAACTAAAGTTGTAGCTATGGAatcaatatcattatttttatactTGTTTAAGTAAAGAATATTAGTTAGCAAGTTTTGGATGAGGAGGAAAATATTGTTGAAAATGAACAGCTTCTCATCGGAGTTTGTTGGATCTGAAAAGATTTGAATTTCTGGAGACTCAACcagataataaataatgtGGTTTAGAATTCCAATGGTAATTAAAGGGTTTGAACAGGAATTGGAAATTCCTATTAAGAAATGTGAGTTATGGAGCAAAGCTTCGTGGAATTCAGTATTATTTGTTTCACTTTGACCGATCGGTATCTTTTCTTTGGTAAAGGATATAGAATTTAGTAGGAtagattcaatattttcaaccAAAAGAAGATCATTATGATGATTATTACGTGGAAAATAGTATTGGCTTATCAAGATAGCTGAAACATAACCAGAAAGATAACTGGTTAGAGGTATTTCAAAGTTCTCAGTAAGggaaatttgaaaaatccATCTTAAAAAGAGCTCAAAAAACTCCTTGTTAAGCTTCCAAATCCAGTTGGTGGATTCTGAATATGAAACAAGTTCAAGAATACATTCCAGAGATATTCTTGGTGAAATTTTAGCAATTGGGTTAAGAAATTGCTCAAATTTGGTCCATACAACCTTTCCAGTATGTTCTAGCGCATTATTCTGTATGTATGAACTATCTTGAATATATGATAGGACTATTACAAGAACTTTCTTGAGAATTTGAGTCCAAAGAAAGACCCAATGGTTATTAGTGAGCCATTGAAGGTTTTCAGTGATATGCTTCCTGATAAAATGAGTTTGCAAATGTTCAAGAATAAGACTCCAGACACGCTCTAATTGAGATATAGTTGGGGTCTTTTGCAAAGTATGAGAGTCAATGATCTTGAGAATTGAGCTACACAAGATGATTCTGAAATACTCTCCCTGTATAGGATAAGATCCAAGCCCATAAGAGGAAAACTGAATATTGGTGAGCCCTGAAATGTAGCTAATAGAGTCATAAAGCTCCGAATCCTTCTTAGAAGACGAGAATTGTGAGATTGTTGAGTTAGCAAGCAAACAGGAAATTGATTCTATCAAACCAGAAGTTTTTAAAGTGAAATTTTGGCTGGAACTTAGAGATGAAGATGTATTTACAATAAGTTGAAGTACTTCTTGCTTTCTGGTATTTGCGAGTTTTGGTTGCTGTATTAGAATTACAGTAATAGATTGCATTGTACGCtctaaattaaaagaatcaTCAAATTCAAGTAAAATTCTTACTCCTGGAATGAGAGTATTTAGAAGCTGATCAGAAAGTGAGTATCCTGGGACACCTAAAGATAATACTGAAAGTAAACACTCATTTGCAGCATCTCTCATGCTTGTATCTACATGTATTAGAAGTTGAGGAAGACATCTAATCAGCCCAGGAAAGTGCTTTCTTGTTTCCAGGATCTCAAGCCTAAGGAGGGTTTGAACTATATATAAGGAATTGATTACATGGCTTGGTTGTATTTCTCTGGCTTGAGAACTGGTAATATCTAATATATTGCCACCATCTAATTTTGTACTAGATTCATTATCATTGTCGAATTGTGTTTGCCCAGATTGTTGCTGTTCTATTCCAATGTTGTGATGTTTAAGCTTAGTTAAATCCATATCTTGAAGCTCAGTACCCGTAAATCtgtataatattaacattGTCTCTTCAAGCAATCTACCGACGGATAGCTTTACATAACTATTTGTAAGTGAATAAAGATTCATCAACCACCTGAGTGCTAAAGCAGGGGGATTTGACTGTATAAATTGGGTAATCAGATACTCAAGTTGGattattgatgaatttCTAAAGCCTTCCTCCAACATTGGTACTGTGTGGCTTAACCCACTTAGTTCTTTCATCACCTCCCACCATTGCTCATTTGAGAGGACTCTAGGCGGAATTGTTGGACATAATAAGTACAATCCAGAAACATGGTTTCTGTACTTTTCCTCCATCTATTGAGTTTATATTTCTCTATTTAGACTCGTTCAATTTTAAGAGCCTATTTTTTGACCTTTTGAATTGAGTTTTGGCGCTAAGACCAGTTAGAAGCGTTATATTGGAGGGGGAGTTTAgcattaatagaaatagaaTATGATAATTTAAGAGATAATAAGAATTAGAAGAGTTTTTGACTTGATGACTTATTTAGGATTCCAAAATTTAAGCCAATATAAAATCTCGAATACTAGAGTTTCTCAAACATGATCTAGGAAATTTGGTGATTTGATATTTGTTTGGATTGAGcgaaaaataaaacttaaatataaagaataaaaactagaaatatatatatatatatatctaaTAGTATTATTGTACGTTTTTATGAATGCGAGTTTCTTAGAATTTCTGAAAGTTTTTTACAAAGTCAAAGAAATAGTTTCTCTTTAAGTTTAAATTTTGGATTTCCTTCATTTGGTCAGGAGAAAGGGAGAACTCTTCCTGATCTGAAAGCTCCAAATCTGCCTCAATTGCCTTATTCAACATCCAGCTattgtttcttttttttcttagaATAGAGTGTCCAAGACCTTCAATTTCATTTGCAAGTTCTAAACGTTGCTGTACATGCGATACTTGTGATGATAGTAAACCTTGAAGCTCATCTGGAATTCCGACGGATTCAAAGCTTAAGGAAATTGCTTTAAGATGTTTGGAATATGCAGGAACATCTTTTGGAGTACAGAAAAGAACACATTCGCCTTGTCTGGAAGCTCTAGCAGTTCTTCCACTTCTGTGAATCATAAGTGAGATATTTCTTGGGGCTTGGAGGTGGACAACAACATCTACTTCTGGGATATCAAGACCTCTTGCTAAGACGTCTGTACATATAAGAATAGCAGAGTTAGATGATTTAAACGATTCAATAGCTTGAATTCTCTGTTTTTGAGAGAGATTGCCATGTATTCCAATGATCTTGAGTGATTTTTCGTTACAAGCCTTACTAcacttttttcttttttttggGCCAGGAAGCTCCTTTTCATGAGTATCTTTGCAAACAAGAACCAAAGATAAAAGAGGAGCTAGTCTATATACATATGATATGGAATTGACAAAGACTAGTATTTTcccattttcaatataacTTGGACAGAGAGAGCATTGCTGATTTCCTGCCTTGGTATCCCATATTGGAGCAAAGTATTTGAGTAGGTATAAAACTAATCTCATTTCAAGTTCATCGCTTTCACATTTAATCATTGAAATTTTGAGTCCTTTTGGAAGCTGTATAATTCCATTTGGTTGGCTCATAGTTTGGACCTGCTCTCCATTTTCATCCAATAAAGACTTTGTCTTGAACCTGGATAAATCTATTATGAATAGCTGATTCTCCCTAAGTTTTACATACTGCATAATACTCTGCATTGCTTTATTGGAATTTTCTGGCATTATAGATGTAACTTTATTATCttgaatatcttttttaCCTTTTGATTGTTTACCTGTGTTTCTTGTATTAAGCTTAGAAAATCTTGGATGTAAGTGATTTGGCAGAGTCAGAGTAGCTGAAAATAAGTAGTTTTGAATCTTCCTGGGAGTTTTACTCTCCTTATTATCAGAATAAATAAGCTGAAGAATTTGCTTTAATTCTCTAAAATGTCCCTGTTCGATTAGTCTATCAGCTTCGTCAAGTACCAAGAATCTTAGTTCATCAATTGATAACGTTGTATTAACTTGTTTTCTAGAAGCTTCTCTTTCATCTCCAAACAAAGTTTCGTTCTCGTATTCCCCAAAAATTAAAGCAGATAGCCTTCCGGGGGTTCCAACAGCAACTTGTACTCTATTTGTTGCTATTAACCTTTCCTGTTTCTCTAAAGAAAGTCCTCCAACAAAAGCATGAATACCAAGACCTGTATATTTACCTAAAGCTCTAAGATGATCCCTTACTTGAATGGCAAGTTCTCTACTTGGAAGTACAATGAGTGCTTGAAGAGCTTGATCAGATTTAAACGaattattctttgaaaCTTTACTATCTATATTTGACACACTTGTCATTTTAAATCCCATTCTCTCAAGTTCTTTGAAGCCTTCATCTTCCTCTATACCTAATTGGATATCTGGTTCTTCAAAGCCATCATCATATTCCTTAAGAGATTTTTGTTCAAGCttttctcttcttctttgaGCTGAAAACATTATGTTTGCAATAATTGGAATTCCATACGCTAAAGTTTTACCAGAACCTGTTTCTGCTGCTCCGACTATATCTTTTCTATCCCTGATTGCAGGAACCAAA from Cryptosporidium parvum Iowa II chromosome 8, whole genome shotgun sequence encodes the following:
- a CDS encoding DNA-directed RNA polymerase beta subunit, producing the protein MSGEKKVRFSDNDFIEVDTIQVKDEEMEDFQSKVEEVAKLDGNGTKMMNIDVNMNLDTDLDDLKEKKTCLINDTEKSSSQGLFDTKMEIEESKNDKLDDLLKPVNTMKDKWRLLPYFLKTEGLVKHHIDSYNYFVTTEIQSIVRANANRMIRSDVDPSFFIEFLDARVGMPKLEENMITVDLTPMMCRMRDITYAAPIFVDVDYVRGNTVVRKKNVEIGRIPVMLRSKVCILHGKTAAEMVKLNECPHDPGGYFVVKGTEKAILMQEQLSKNRIIVELDNKHNYCATVTSTTAESKSRTLVVFKNGKLYLRHNSFSDEIPLCIVLKAMGIETEQEIFFMIGNEPHHQEGIINSLQEVHQEGIFTQRQALLFMSKKAKSKFKSTFGSSRGFDKSNAEESAENSGFTEFGGSKSSLCGTSIDDVLETLNRVLLSHIGTIYTDLHPKALFLCLMAKRVLDASEDNSLLDDKDYYGNKRIELAGQLISILFEDLFKRFSVLTKKQIDQTLIRYFQTRDASKAGTGRDDSNSTYPDCFRNLPTDIITRGMQTALSTGNWSIKRFRMERSGMTQVLTRFSYIASLGIMTRVDSQFEKARKVSGPRALQPSQWGILCPCDTPEGESCGLVKNLALTTHITTDHCPQYLTSLLFTLGVQDISSCSYLDFNTKQSEKLSNEDLKNESSGKNNVKKHYYVSINGSLLGVHRKPELLASQLRNLRRKGFIGQFVSIFCNHIHSSVQIATDGGRLCRPLIIVDQGVPRLKEEHIEQLKRGEIIFSDFISQGILEWIDVNEENNLLIALRDENLTNETTHLEIDPLSILGVVSGLIPYPNHNQSPRNTYQCAMGKQVMGSVGFNQFLRCDSVLYLLVYPQKPLCKTRTIEMINFEQLPAGQNSSVAVMSFAGYDIEDAIVMNKASVDRGFARCFVMKRQTIELQKLPNGLSERVVRPISVGSGNTGNRRFSFKNDSILDNDGVCNVGVQVSEDDIIVNKMSPINTREYVGDPSQFDLSEYKPSPVKYKGPTSSYIDRVILTENADGNQIYKVITRQTRRPELGDKFSSRHGQKGVVGLIISQEDLPFSETGWCPDLIMNPHGFPSRMTVGKLLELISSKASVLDGNYRYGTAFGGTPLEESAKCLVEHGFHYSGKEYLTSGTTGEAIEAYIFVGPIYYQKLKHMVLDKMHARGRGPRQILTRQPTEGRSKDGGLRLGEMERDCLVAYGASNLLIERLMLNSDVFETNVCNQCGLFGYNNYCHYCKSSQDVSIIRLPYACKLLFQELQAMNVCPRIRTSIK
- a CDS encoding Mak5 pre-mRNA splicing RNA SFII helicase; amino-acid sequence: MKSAKNKSRGGAKGLKWKEVELGSDLLSEFTKYGVSMIEEISDPTDISFYELGKDNNLTSNSDFNKSKMGVEKPSKVKKSKKRANKDINKGEVELSDSITKKQKKAKKSLIENKEINNKTQKISSKQNDQILDPEEYWEEYYDLKQKLSNWTNIIDESTKNMSKKLSSEEMEELKSPDLVIHPSILKGLSELGFLNPTPIQAACLVPAIRDRKDIVGAAETGSGKTLAYGIPIIANIMFSAQRRREKLEQKSLKEYDDGFEEPDIQLGIEEDEGFKELERMGFKMTSVSNIDSKVSKNNSFKSDQALQALIVLPSRELAIQVRDHLRALGKYTGLGIHAFVGGLSLEKQERLIATNRVQVAVGTPGRLSALIFGEYENETLFGDEREASRKQVNTTLSIDELRFLVLDEADRLIEQGHFRELKQILQLIYSDNKESKTPRKIQNYLFSATLTLPNHLHPRFSKLNTRNTGKQSKGKKDIQDNKVTSIMPENSNKAMQSIMQYVKLRENQLFIIDLSRFKTKSLLDENGEQVQTMSQPNGIIQLPKGLKISMIKCESDELEMRLVLYLLKYFAPIWDTKAGNQQCSLCPSYIENGKILVFVNSISYVYRLAPLLSLVLVCKDTHEKELPGPKKRKKCSKACNEKSLKIIGIHGNLSQKQRIQAIESFKSSNSAILICTDVLARGLDIPEVDVVVHLQAPRNISLMIHRSGRTARASRQGECVLFCTPKDVPAYSKHLKAISLSFESVGIPDELQGLLSSQVSHVQQRLELANEIEGLGHSILRKKRNNSWMLNKAIEADLELSDQEEFSLSPDQMKEIQNLNLKRNYFFDFVKNFQKF